Below is a genomic region from Ziziphus jujuba cultivar Dongzao chromosome 7, ASM3175591v1.
TTGTTCATTTTATGCGCTACAAATTTCATGTAGAAAAAACATCTAACATTATGTGAGAATTTCTGTGCAATTTTATAATAAGATTCAAGATAACATTACATATTTACATGATCTTTGATTACTGTACACTGCAGAAAAAACTAATGTTAACATTAACACACATACAATTGTTACCTATGAAGAACAAGGACCAGCGGGTAAAGCATGGTAGCTATGCAGCTCGTCGTGGGGGAAATATTGCAGCTTGTTCTTTGATTGATTATAAGGTGGAAATATGTTCGCTATTGCATGATTTCCTTGCAAGCAAATCTGACAAAGCTGCCAGTAAAAGTCAGCAATTTGAGCAAATTTAAGCGGCCCTTCCCTTCCCAAAATAGTTCTTTTACAAAGGGTTACACTTGAAAAGAATGATGTGTAACCAGAAGAATCTAGCTAGAGATTTAGGAGGACTTTTTATCGTTAAATCGCTTGAGAAATTCTAGGCTTTAAATAACTTATTTACAAAGGAAGCTGCTTAAATGAGATCAAATTGCTGTCCAATTCTTGCATATCAAGGCGGTTGTCCTGAGAAGCTAAAGAAAGCCCATGTACATGTATTTTCCACCTTTAAAGATCAGTCAAAGAACATGCAAACAGATTATTTATGCTTTGCTTCCATGTAAGATATTTGAAAGCATATTCTAAATGCAATGAAGTCATGCTGGAATTAAAACATATCATGGGGAACTTATGATTCTCCAGAGTCAACTGGACCAGCATTTCTGTTCTCTTCGAGCAAAGGCTCTAGGCTGCCTCTCGTATTTGCAGCGACTTGATTTTCAAAATCTTCATTAAACCTATCCACACTGTTTAGGAAGATACCTATCAAAGCATGGAATAAACAAACGATACCAGCTcagcaacaaaaacaaagaactcCAGTTCTGCATTAAATAGTTAAAGTGGGGATAATGCACAAAGACACAATGCACACATGCATTCCAAGTCCAAGTTTGAATTCCCAGATTTTATTCCACAAGTATTCCAACTATGGATTCACTAGTGTAGCTTTTACCATGTTGGTTATTTATAACTATCTGCTACTCACCTATGAACCATATTCCAGCAGCAACAAACAGAACAGCTGTCAGAATTAGGGATGTCACCCTCCAGTTGTTAATATTATCCTGTGTTAAAAAGCAAAATCTCACTCAAATCAAACGGTGAAACTGTTAAAAATAATGCTAAGATGGTAAACCAGCCATACTTTTTAAGCATGAAGGTACGACAATGAAACTGTGAAAGCAAACCTGGATGAGCCCAACAAGAGGGGAGGAAGGAACATCACCAAATATGTGAATTGAAACAGTAGAGATAGCCATAGATAGTGGCCTCAGACTTGGTTTAACACAATGGAGACACACATAATTAACAGGAGCCTGCAAAGGCATTATAATATGCCAGTGAATAAAAGTTCATATTATAGACAGCGATttgattcttttcttttccatataTAAAGGGTTGGGGTATACAGTTAAGCATGGACACCCATAATAACATAAAGTAAGGATGaaacattcaaattttcaaaCCATCTGATGCAATTTAGATACCTGTGTTGCAAAAACTAGTATCTCACCCACTGAGAAAAGAGCTATAAAACCATACAAGCTCTTGAAACAGAAGGAACTGAAGCAAAATATTGCACCTAGAAAAGTCGCTCCAGAAAGAAGCTGAAGAAATAgcagaatattttaaattagtatACAACTGGATGTCAGCCAAATAAAAGTATTGCACTTGAATGGCACAAATGCAACCTTTATTACAGAAGAAAGCATATGGAAATGATTTTTTGTAtccaataaacaaataacaagGTACAATGAAAATTGCATAAACTTGtaccattaaatataaaattataaaatagtaaaaCTTCAAGTAACAATTATTGAACAGAAAtctaaaaatattacataagcagacaaaaataaacaataagaaataaaagaatagaaaatgACAGGACAGAAGCCTCAAAAATACCTGACTCAAAGAAAATCAGAGCAACACTTACATAATCTGAAAGTTTAACTAAAATTCATCTACCCCGCACTTTTCTTCATTAAGTCCAACTACCCTCACAAAAAATTATTGAtcagttaaaaaataaaatttatatcagGGGAAAAATGGTATTACTAACATGATTTAGAGTAGAAAGAAAACATCTACTAGCTCTTCTAATCAAGTGTTGTCTTTTCCCCTTGATAAGCATAATCAGGGGAGGGGATTGCAAAAGTGGCAAAACTGTGTCTAGCTTTAACTTATcattcaaaatacaaaaaaagtgaaatacaaaaatttttgcGACATCTTACTATAAAAATGCAATTTCCaatgaaaatttagaaatatagaCAGGCGCAATACAAAACCTTGCCTCACAGGGAAACAGGAAAACATGCATCTTTGTGTACATTACTAAAAAtggaagagggaaaaaaattaaaaattaataaaattaaaattaaactgagatttaaattataatatgccAACTAATCACTCTGAACTGGTAATATTAATCCATATGCaatgtaaataaaattcttAATGAATGTAGATAATCAGCAGCTCATTGAATTAGAAGCAATAAGCATGTGAACTTTAATCTcccattgaaaataaaatacctGGTAAAAGATGGCAGAGGCATTCTTGAACCAGTTTCCTAAACATAAAATGACTTACCTTAAATGCGTTAGAAATTGTTGCCGTCATGCTATCAAGGATGAATCCTCCTGACAATGTCCCCAAAATTCCACAAACAACTGTAATCCCTCCAAACAACAAATCCGCATTATTCTGTCAAAAGTGATTCAAAATATCACCAGTATTACCAAGTCAAAATTTTAGTAtctagaaagaaataataaggACCCATAATTAAGAAACcaaaaacttttatttgaaagattaagtgaatataaaaataaaagaaggaatCATCTGTAccatatgataaatattataaccaGCCTTTGGTCCCCAATATGAGTAGGCACCAATAACAAAGTTGTATGATACATAACCTGCCAATCAATTAAATGTGAAGAAAAGttcaaataaaatctaaatttgcaACATAATTAGAAACTTCTCCAATGAAACAAAACAATATGATTAGTAAACAGGTACTTTTTACACTTCtgcatcaaaataaaaattcaaacacatGAATGCATGGAGACAGACAAGCAAATTAAAAACATGATGAACATCAATGAAATGTTAaacttttacaattaaaaatattctaaatCATTATTCAAATACTGATATGTAAACCTGTGcaagaaaaatgaatttgacCTGATACCTAAAACGTTGACAGCATAAACTTTATCAACCAAGAGCACTTTCATGTCTTTTGAAAATCTTGTGAACAGGTTCGACAATTTGGATACAGAACTCGGCCTGAAATTTGAAgtgaacccaaaaaacaaaaaacaaaaaaaaaaagaaaaaaaaggagaataatTAGTTATGGAGGTCTAACCTGATCCTGATTAAATCTATTTGGTTAACGTTATTAAAAGCTCAGTTTAGCTGCTAGGTAAAAAGGAACCTCTCCCTTATCCCTCCTGTCAAGCATTCCCAGATCTGTAACGGGTAATGATGTCTGAATGACAAAAATGGTACTTGATGGTAGTTGCTCAAAGCTTGTCTTAGGGAATCTTATTCAGGGTTTGAGATGCTCTAAAATAGAGTGGCTTAATGAATCAAGGCTAGAACTTAAAGCAACAagaggaaataaataaaacaggtTGAAGGGTTTTACTTGTTAAAACAAACAACTAAATTAAGTGGCAATCAAAAATCTTTTCAATTGGTGGCATCTGAAGCAGCTCCTTAATTAATCATGGAACATACACATGGGAGCCAGCCAATAGCCTTTTGGATATTTTTCACTCAAAAGTTTTGATTTATATGTTCTCTTATTGAAACAGAACAGTTCAGGAACTAATTccagaatttaaaaacaaacgACTAAATTAaatggcaataaaaaaaaaaaaaatcttctttccATTGGTGGCATCTGTAGTGTCTCCTTAATTAATCTTGTAACTTACACACAGGAGCCAATATCCTTTGGGATATTTTTCATTTAGAAGTTTTGAATTATATGTTCTCTTATTGAAGCAGAACAATCTGATAGCTACTtccagaatttaaaaaaaaaaaaaaaaaaaaaaaagaaaaaaactaatttcttgCTTGAAGTCTTTGACAATTTAGAACTCTCTCTCTAGTTGTTGGAGGCAAGTTTATAGATATTTGGTGGCCTTCTCTTATAGTTACTCTTAATTTGAAATTCTCCCTCCACGTGCATATTTTAGCAGTTCTCTTAATTAGCAAGAACAAGAAACGTGCAGCAAtatatgtaagaaaaaaaatgcatggaAAAACATGGATGAGGTAGCTACTAACCTGGAGCCCTTGTCTGAAGCAACAAGAACATGATCATCTATGTTTGATACCTCTGGATCAGCAATTGTAGACTAATGAGTACTTAGAAAGGAACTTTAAAAACATAATACCAACAAAATGATAAGGTTAGCGATAGAAAGTGGTGAGATggttacaaaagaaaaaaaaaaagaaaaaaaaaaaaaaaaaaaaacaacaacaacaacaacaagaagcaAAGAATGTCATCACAAAAATTTAACCAACCAATTTCAACATCCAAAAATCACATTTCACAGCCTCTAAAAGAGAATAACATCAATATCAGTGTCCATATAACTTCAGAACTTTGTCTTGAGCAAAGTTTTAAGTTAATCCAATTGTATTTAGATAGCAAGAAACTTTATTAAAGTTTCAGATATTGACACCACATGTTTTCCCATACAACATGCAAGGCACTCCATAAGACGCTTTCTAACATTTGCAATTTTCACCATCAATAGGCTTTCAGATGGTCATCTTTTTTTCCATTCCAAAATTCATGAAGTagctaatttttgaaaatagaaaataaccaAAACATGGCTTTTGAGAATCCGGTGTCCCATTGATTTTCTTTACTAACATAATTCCACATTTTGAATATCAACAGCTACACtgcaaataaaaattacaataataataggtgatggaaaaaaataaaaacaagaataCAGTACCTTCCACCATAGGACCAGCTGTTTCAATGACTGTCAATGCTTTATCTGAATCGCCAGAAGTTAAACCTAAGGTTTCAAGTTAAAAACAGGTTAAAAAGAACCTAAAAGAATTATGACAATTTCTCAAACATAAATGATGCATCTCAAACAACATACCTTTCAACTGCAAAGGTTTCATCACAAATCCCAAGATAGCAAATGGAAGCATACAAAATGCCTCTCCCCAGAATGCATACCTCCAATTCAAATAATTTCCAACCTAGAAATTGAGAAAGATATAGGTTATTCTATATCCTgacaaaaatgaaaacattaTGAAGGAACACCATCAAATCAGCCAAATTAAAAATACAGAATCAATAACTATAAAAGTCTACAACAACTAGACATGCATAAAGAACAGCATACGCTGTAGCTTCTCAATCCTTGTACTCGACGGTTCATGAAAACCAATGCTATTTGTAACAATTTCCTGATGAAACTCCCTGTTCAGAATTTagaattactaaaattaaaattgaaacataCAACATCTATTTTAGAAACTACTTCTTCATATACTCATTTCCATCAAGTATGTTTTGAGTTGCGTCTACAGGATGCAATGGGCTACATGATTTACTTAAACCAATAAGCCTATAAAGTAACGAAGctcttccaaattttttaaGGAAGGGCTTCAGTTGGTACTACATGATGCTGTAAATGCGATCTAACAAATAACCTCAGCTGAGGGATATCTACAACAAATAACATGATAGCTACTTCAGGAAAGGAAAAGTGCAATTTGATGAGCAGCGGGTTAAAAAAGCAggtaaaattaaatcacagtgCCTACGAGGAACCACCCAAgtgtatttttctttctcattacaTTTGTTGAGTGGATTAAACAGAATAAGAGCAAAATGAGGCATCAGCAGATGGTAGGTGTACATAAAGCCAGCTCAATCATCACACCCACTACAGTAGTGGTGCCATGGATTACTAGCAATGTCTACCATCATGTGAAACATTTTACCTAGCAGATTAACCAGGACAAGTAAAGCTGAGATgcaatttcaaccaaaaaagaTCATACTTGAGATGCTGAAGGTAGAAACCAGATATTTGGACTTACCAGTCCACCATAAACATAGCCCAATGCAACTCCAGAAGGTATGCACATGTAAAACATTGCAAGCCATGCAGTTTTCTGGACAAATGACAAAAGATGTGTTTGATAAATTCTTGAGATAACCACAGAAAAATGTAGCAAGTTACTAAATTTATACAACTAGACATTGAAATATGGTTATGATATCATGGGGAACAAATCAAACCTGTTCAACAGGAGCATTGTCATCGATAAATGGAGCTGCAAGACTTATGAAAGATGCCTCACCAACGCCAACCAGCCTACATGACATCACCCATATTGTAACTCAAAATGTTGATGGAATTAAAAGCAAATAGAATGACCAATGTTGTTATACTTACATGCGACAAAATGTAATAGACCAAAAATTGAATGAGATACCACATCCAGCTGTAGCAAATGTCCAAACAGATAATCCAACCCCAATAAGTCTAAAAGGATTGTGGCTGCAATTTTTAACAAGATATACATTCGTCAACTAAACCAAGTAATGGACAAGCTGAAAATATGCTGATAACCTTGTTGAAAATATAAGTGTAAACCAAGTACAAAGGAAATATACAAGAGAAACTACTTCTAGATTTCACCTCTTCGCCAATGATGCAAATATTGGTGAAGCCACAAGAAGTCCAACCATAAATGCAGAAGATAGAACACCATCTTGAAAATTGTTCAAGTTAAAATCTCCCCTACAAAAAGAAATGATAACCTCAGCCAATTATAGCAAATTAACCATACGGAAAGGAACGTCATACCGAGTCATGCATGCCACTAGCTAAGGTTTCTGGTATCATATCAGAAACATGCTCTAAAATGTACTAAAATGCAAAAGATTGATGTGCTCGTAGACTTTTCCATTTTCTAGTAGTTAACTACCAAAGTGTGGACAAGTCCTTCGGATTAATTCACGACAATATAGAAATCAGATTAAAGGCAGATTATGTGTTCAAATGAGCTTAAAACAATCTTACTGGATTCCGCTACCGGAAGTACAAATTCCACTCTCTGTGCAAGTCCCAAGGCTACCATTTACACCATTGCTAGCTATTGCTCCCCGATCCACATAATTCAATAAGTTAATCACACAGAAGATCAAGAGCAACCTGAAAAAAAATTGAGCACACGGAGGATCAAAATTGAGCATCATAATCACATCGAAAAAAGAGCTTGCTTTTCATGAAAAATAACGAATAGCAAGAGCATAAGATTCTAATCCAAAATTAACAACAATCGATCGAAGAAGAAACCctagaacaaaaaatatagcaAATAACATTTGACGAAAATTTGTTGGGTGAGAGAAACAAGTGTGGTACCTTTTGGGCGTGAACCATGATGGATTTGGAGGTGAGGCCTTGAGCGAGACTACAGCCATTGGAGCCGAGTGTTCGATCGGAATCTGCCTCCTCAGCTGGGCTTTGGAGGtggtggttgttgttgttgttgttattgctgTTCTGTGTTTACGTATAGCCGAAGCTCCTTCCGTTATTTTGGATACGAATATTCTTCCAACTCCCAACTCCATCAATACTTCCGTACCGTCTCTCTTAATATCTTAATATCTTAATATGATTGTTTTATTCTGTTTTCATTTTATGATTCCGCTTTTCCCATAATCTTAATATCTTAAtctgttttcattttatttttcttctctttacaGAACAATAAAAACTAGAATTAACAAAAGGTGCAATGCTGGATGCAATGTGCTGTTTGTtaactcttttaatttttagtgttttatttgtggtttattttttcaaatcaggtgtatttttatttactttaattatttatttttgtaaattattgttaattagtgATAGTTGAATCTTTACACATATCAATTGATTATaagtgtaaaaaagaaaaacataattttaaattgtttttaattttatatttttgattttgttctttataatttataaattataattgataaaatcatattaaaataaataaaccacatagaaatttaaaaaataaaaaacaaaaaacacatgTACTTCAGTTTTACAACGATGCTCttcttataaaatcaaaatttacaattgaaacaTCTTTTCATAGATAAATTTATACTGACAACTAGTTCAAGTTTACAATTTTTGTTATCATCCAATTGCATGAAAACATCACTGCACTAGCATATATATTAGTTGTTCTGACCTATTTGTTTTATGAGTAAATAACCATATCCCGGCAACATCTCAATCCTAACGCCTCTCTCTCATATTTAATAATAGCatatctaataatatatatttccttcATATTTTACAATAACAgattttataatgaaatttaattaaaatggtAATCCTCATGAAGTATTAATGGATATTAAGTGCCAAAATGGCTGAAGAATGCAAAATCATGAAAAATACACttacatttttaatatataaatataactaaagtaaaaataatatattaatataacttatataaaaataataagtcttttgaaaaatagatataattaaatatttaccaGTTATAATTACtctaacaacaaaaataattaaaaagttaacatGGTGTTGATGTCAATGATGTTGACTATTCAGTGATGTCATGACCCACTGTACTATTTCTTTGGGTGTTATGAAATTGCTCTTAaggattttgattaattttcagCTCTAAgtactattttatatatttctatatgagaaaatattatttatgttttttctttttctgaaagttatatttaattttttaatatcaaagttaacaataatattatagttattaatatatatatatatatatatatatatatttatttaaaaacaggGAAAAGTATTCAGTCAAAAATTAGGTAAATAAATGGGGTAGATtggacatatatgtatatagtatgttataaattaaaaatataacataaaaagtaataaatgtatattaaaataaatttttttaatatatatatatatatatataatcattctaTTATTAGGATATTCTAATGAACTTATCATGCACATTTTAACATATCCTTTAGAAGTTGTAAAAATACgcataaataaacataataatttcatcaaaatattatcatactaaaattgtatttatatatatatatatatatatatattttataataaagatatatttgTTGGTAAGATGACAGTAGTgtacattaaaaaaatcaaaaatagcaattaattaaacaataaaataaaaataaataaaagaagtctttttatattagttttttatgttgtcctaaaagaaaaaaaaattgaaaatatctatTCTTTCCaacatacatatatgaatatattttacttGCATTATGTTTAATACATTTTGAActtttctctttaaaaaaatgcctttttattttttccctctgAACATtgaaatcgaaaaaaaaaaaaaaaaaaaaagaagaaaagaagtacatatatattattcacgGATTTCTAAAatgctaaatatttattaaaactatttatcaaattatatatattaagatatatttgaataatccaaatatgataaataaatcttaaataaataaatagataaaaaaaataaactaattaaatattgttgCATCATATCCTACAtcatgtaatattatatttttttaagtctAGCATTATTGCAAATCTAATccaacaatatacatatatctctatatatatatatatattaatcatttagAAAATGGAAGACTTGCCAATTCTATAATTAGTGATAGATCAAAGAGTCTATTTACCATGTTTcatacttaaattttattttaaaaaagtccttaaattttgtattattcttcttctgacagttcttttttttttcttgggtgaATTCTTCTTCTGACGGtctgtttccatttttttttttaagataaagttttattttattgtttgattgattgaaattattaaagaaaaataacaataaaaaatatttaaaaaaagaaaaagaaaaataacttttatagAATCAAAtgccaatttatttatttatttatttttctactgAAATCGTTCCAATCATAAGATGGTTCGAGCAAGTAATTTCATttcatatgaaatttattattggaGCTACCACCTAAAAAACGTTAACACCAAGTATAAGACACATTCCGATGATCTACCCAAACATCCTGTTTAGATTGGGAAATCAGAAACCTAATATATAATCCCAAAAACCTAGCCTTTACCATCGACAAATAACTATATATCATAAATAGAGATTGAACATGTAGATATTTACACCTACATTTACAAGTTACTAACAGTTCACAGGTCCTTTATGGCTGTGTAAGCAGAAATATGGATGTCACAGCACTCGGCATCCCATGACAAGTCCAGTGCCATTCCTTCCATTATCCTTTGCTTCCACTTAGACGGGTTGTTCCTCTACAAACAGATAACAATAACATTCAGATTTTGCTAAAAGAGTTGGATTTTTTGTCCCCATATTGTTTATATTTCTCAAAGTGGATAGCAAAATATGAAGGTTTAGAAGGAGTTGAAGAGACAACGTACGATTTCATCCAGGGCTTGGTTTAAAGACATGTTTTCAAATGTGGAGCTGATGAACTGCGAGAATCTAGTGGCCTCGGCATGGTGATCTATAGAATGTCTTTAGGGTACAAATTGAGAGAAGAATTATCATTCTTTCTGATGAGCTGAGAGGTTATtaccagcaaaaaaaaaaaaaaaaaaaatcattgcaaATTTGGAACagatttgtgaaaaaaaaatacctaAAGCCCATGCTGTTGGAGGATAGTGCAACTGGGGCTGCTCCATACTTCAAAGCCTTTTCCTACGTTATCAGataatagatgaaaaaaatgaacttcataataagcccaaaaaaaagaaaacatcttATACAATTAAACTCATGGTGTGAACCAAAcgtataaaaatataatggatGGCTATGAGACAGTTCTTCTAAAGAAAACAAGCGAATGTACTCAGAATGGAGAGATGATCCAACATAAGTTATCAGCAATA
It encodes:
- the LOC107425041 gene encoding probable sphingolipid transporter spinster homolog 2 isoform X2; this encodes MELGVGRIFVSKITEGASAIRKHRTAITTTTTTTTSKAQLRRQIPIEHSAPMAVVSLKASPPNPSWFTPKRLLLIFCVINLLNYVDRGAIASNGVNGSLGTCTESGICTSGSGIQGDFNLNNFQDGVLSSAFMVGLLVASPIFASLAKSHNPFRLIGVGLSVWTFATAGCGISFNFWSITFCRMLVGVGEASFISLAAPFIDDNAPVEQVGNYLNWRYAFWGEAFCMLPFAILGFVMKPLQLKGLTSGDSDKALTVIETAGPMVEEVSNIDDHVLVASDKGSRPSSVSKLSNLFTRFSKDMKVLLVDKVYAVNVLGYVSYNFVIGAYSYWGPKAGYNIYHMNNADLLFGGITVVCGILGTLSGGFILDSMTATISNAFKLLSGATFLGAIFCFSSFCFKSLYGFIALFSVGEILVFATQAPVNYVCLHCVKPSLRPLSMAISTVSIHIFGDVPSSPLVGLIQDNINNWRVTSLILTAVLFVAAGIWFIGIFLNSVDRFNEDFENQVAANTRGSLEPLLEENRNAGPVDSGES
- the LOC107425041 gene encoding probable sphingolipid transporter spinster homolog 2 isoform X1; translation: MELGVGRIFVSKITEGASAIRKHRTAITTTTTTTTSKAQLRRQIPIEHSAPMAVVSLKASPPNPSWFTPKRLLLIFCVINLLNYVDRGAIASNGVNGSLGTCTESGICTSGSGIQGDFNLNNFQDGVLSSAFMVGLLVASPIFASLAKSHNPFRLIGVGLSVWTFATAGCGISFNFWSITFCRMLVGVGEASFISLAAPFIDDNAPVEQKTAWLAMFYMCIPSGVALGYVYGGLVGNYLNWRYAFWGEAFCMLPFAILGFVMKPLQLKGLTSGDSDKALTVIETAGPMVEEVSNIDDHVLVASDKGSRPSSVSKLSNLFTRFSKDMKVLLVDKVYAVNVLGYVSYNFVIGAYSYWGPKAGYNIYHMNNADLLFGGITVVCGILGTLSGGFILDSMTATISNAFKLLSGATFLGAIFCFSSFCFKSLYGFIALFSVGEILVFATQAPVNYVCLHCVKPSLRPLSMAISTVSIHIFGDVPSSPLVGLIQDNINNWRVTSLILTAVLFVAAGIWFIGIFLNSVDRFNEDFENQVAANTRGSLEPLLEENRNAGPVDSGES